From the Desulfosarcina sp. BuS5 genome, one window contains:
- a CDS encoding PfaD family polyunsaturated fatty acid/polyketide biosynthesis protein, giving the protein MNRFENRTFAGWWSQGEEEPLFEESALRKAIFDVIRPVVLIRKKGRLLLGRGGTITLQNSQGVCPGEKSDNPGTYPLAAYVPPLHPDALGDPYFKKIFNLRYAYVAGAMANGITSVEMVEKAGRSGMMGFYGAAGLGLDKIDEAIFRLKNRLNDFTFGFNLIHSPNNFELEDATIKLYLKRGINLISASAFMDLSLPLVYFRVKGIHRDSMGEIVCPNRIVAKVSRVEVAEKFFSPPPDKFIKQLLDKGMITAEEAELSSAVSMADALTAEADSGGHTDNRPAFTTLPTMLSLRDRVAAKYKLARPVFVGLGGGIATPESTAAAFAMGAAYVLTGSINQACIEAGTSDAVKAMLADARQADVTMSPAADMFELGVKVQVLKRGTMFPLKSAKLYNLYNRYGGLDDLPEMQQKILERDFFRCSLDEEWEQTKGFFANYDPKQIARAENDPKHKMALVFRSYLGRSSAWSIRGDQSRKIDFQIWCGPAIGAFNEWAKGSFLEKPENRKTVTVAMNLLLGAAILTRINWLTVQGVSLPPGLGKYTPLELSQIGSLLEENIHET; this is encoded by the coding sequence ATGAATAGATTTGAAAACAGAACTTTTGCAGGATGGTGGAGTCAGGGTGAGGAGGAACCCCTGTTTGAGGAGAGTGCCCTGCGTAAGGCGATTTTCGATGTTATCCGGCCTGTTGTGCTTATCAGAAAAAAAGGACGCCTTCTATTGGGGCGCGGAGGCACAATCACTTTGCAAAATAGTCAGGGCGTATGCCCGGGTGAAAAATCCGACAATCCCGGAACATATCCCCTGGCGGCTTATGTCCCTCCATTGCATCCTGACGCTTTGGGCGATCCTTATTTTAAAAAAATATTCAATTTACGTTACGCTTATGTCGCCGGGGCCATGGCCAATGGAATTACATCCGTTGAAATGGTTGAAAAAGCCGGCCGTTCAGGTATGATGGGTTTTTACGGCGCTGCCGGGCTGGGGCTGGATAAGATTGATGAGGCCATATTCAGACTTAAAAACAGATTAAATGATTTTACTTTTGGTTTTAATTTAATACACAGCCCCAATAATTTCGAGCTTGAAGATGCTACTATAAAACTCTATTTAAAAAGAGGTATAAACCTCATAAGCGCTTCGGCATTTATGGATTTGTCTTTGCCCCTTGTTTATTTCAGGGTAAAGGGTATCCATCGTGACTCAATGGGTGAGATAGTATGCCCTAACAGAATTGTCGCCAAGGTTTCCAGGGTTGAGGTCGCGGAGAAATTTTTCTCTCCACCGCCCGATAAATTCATTAAACAACTCCTTGACAAGGGAATGATAACGGCTGAAGAGGCTGAGCTGTCAAGTGCCGTGTCTATGGCGGACGCTCTTACAGCGGAAGCCGATTCCGGAGGGCATACCGATAACAGGCCTGCTTTTACAACGCTGCCTACCATGCTTTCTCTCAGGGACAGGGTTGCCGCAAAGTATAAATTAGCCAGACCGGTTTTCGTCGGCCTGGGCGGCGGTATAGCCACCCCGGAGTCGACCGCCGCCGCCTTTGCCATGGGAGCCGCTTATGTGTTGACCGGCTCGATTAACCAGGCCTGCATTGAAGCAGGCACATCTGATGCTGTGAAGGCAATGCTGGCAGATGCCAGGCAGGCTGACGTAACCATGTCTCCGGCAGCGGACATGTTTGAACTGGGCGTCAAGGTTCAGGTGCTGAAACGGGGCACCATGTTTCCTTTAAAGAGCGCTAAACTATACAATCTGTATAACAGGTATGGCGGACTGGACGATCTGCCTGAAATGCAGCAAAAGATCCTGGAAAGAGATTTTTTCAGATGTAGTCTTGATGAGGAATGGGAGCAGACAAAAGGTTTTTTTGCTAATTATGACCCAAAACAGATTGCCCGGGCGGAAAACGATCCTAAACATAAAATGGCCCTTGTTTTTCGTTCTTACCTGGGCCGGAGTTCGGCCTGGTCGATACGGGGTGATCAATCGCGTAAAATAGATTTTCAGATATGGTGCGGCCCGGCCATAGGAGCTTTTAATGAATGGGCTAAAGGGTCGTTTCTTGAAAAGCCTGAAAACAGAAAGACTGTTACTGTTGCAATGAATCTTTTATTGGGGGCAGCTATTTTAACACGTATAAACTGGCTTACGGTACAGGGAGTTTCCCTGCCGCCGGGGCTTGGAAAATATACTCCTTTGGAATTATCACAGATAGGCAGTTTGCTGGAAGAAAATATTCACGAAACTTGA
- the xerD gene encoding site-specific tyrosine recombinase XerD, with protein sequence MKDSDVFVDQYLNYLMIEKGLSDRTIESYGSDLARYSVFLQDNLIENIAEADTTVILKYLIDLRKEKLGARSRARHLVTLRGFYRFLSQEKLISANPTKIIDLPKTGFKLPDVLSVEDIQRILEMPDTSRATGARNAAMLELLYAAGLRVSELVNIRSVDINTEACFVRVLGKGSKERVVPIGQYARDKIEFYIKTARTKLLKTNLSRYLFVARAGNPMTRQGFWKLLRKYALEAGIVKKVTPHSVRHSFASHLLEGGADLRTVQVMLGHVDISTTQIYTHVAREHLVKMHKKYHPRG encoded by the coding sequence GTGAAAGATTCTGATGTTTTTGTTGACCAATATTTGAATTATCTGATGATAGAGAAAGGCCTGTCCGACAGAACGATCGAATCTTATGGGTCGGATCTGGCCAGATATTCAGTTTTTTTACAGGACAACTTGATTGAAAATATTGCTGAAGCTGATACTACAGTTATATTAAAATATCTGATTGATTTACGAAAGGAAAAATTAGGGGCAAGGTCCCGTGCCAGACATCTTGTTACCTTAAGGGGATTTTACAGGTTTCTATCTCAGGAAAAGCTTATCAGTGCTAATCCTACAAAGATAATAGATCTGCCCAAAACAGGATTCAAGCTTCCTGATGTTCTGTCTGTGGAAGATATTCAACGTATCCTGGAGATGCCGGATACAAGCAGGGCGACAGGTGCCAGGAATGCGGCCATGCTGGAGCTCCTTTATGCGGCCGGTCTCAGGGTCTCGGAGCTTGTTAATATTAGGTCTGTTGATATTAATACGGAAGCATGTTTTGTGAGGGTTTTAGGGAAGGGATCGAAAGAGAGGGTTGTCCCCATCGGGCAATATGCAAGAGATAAGATAGAGTTTTATATCAAGACTGCGCGTACCAAACTTTTAAAAACAAATCTAAGCAGATATCTTTTCGTTGCAAGGGCCGGTAACCCCATGACAAGGCAGGGCTTCTGGAAGCTGTTGCGAAAGTATGCCCTTGAAGCGGGAATTGTGAAAAAAGTGACACCTCATAGCGTAAGACATTCTTTTGCAAGCCATCTGCTGGAAGGCGGCGCTGATCTTCGGACCGTCCAGGTTATGCTTGGGCATGTTGATATTTCAACCACACAGATATATACCCATGTTGCCCGGGAGCATCTGGTAAAAATGCATAAAAAGTATCACCCCAGAGGCTGA
- a CDS encoding M24 family metallopeptidase, which yields MKEKIENRINELRKAIFQKGIDGLLVLVEENRRYLSGYTGEDTQFDESAGALLITEKDLLLVTDSRFEIQAAEEAALFEIVCYKKDFANELPSILRRLNIKRLGFESIRLSCMQHIRISDALNKDNLRVELVAVENLVENLRLIKDEDEIRAMKKALSISEAVFIKVSEMIMPGITENEAAWLIEKGLRENGADALAFPVICASGTNSAMPHAIPGNRRCSEGEPILFDWGAKLDGYCSDISRTILIGKPDETFIKVYSTVLEAQQKAIASIKPGMNAKDVDAVARGHIEDMGFKGRFGHGIGHGVGLAVHEPPRVSSLSNNILEPQMVFTVEPGIYIPGWGGVRIENMVVVREDGAEVLNMHEPVVFI from the coding sequence TTGAAAGAAAAAATCGAAAACAGAATTAACGAGCTTAGAAAAGCAATTTTTCAAAAGGGAATTGACGGCCTGCTTGTTCTCGTGGAGGAAAACAGACGTTATCTCAGCGGTTATACCGGAGAGGACACCCAGTTTGATGAATCAGCCGGCGCACTTTTAATTACTGAAAAAGACCTTCTACTTGTCACCGATTCACGCTTTGAAATTCAGGCTGCTGAAGAAGCCGCTCTTTTTGAAATCGTATGTTATAAAAAAGATTTTGCAAATGAGCTTCCTTCTATTTTGCGCAGGCTTAATATTAAGAGACTCGGATTTGAAAGTATCCGTTTGTCCTGTATGCAGCACATCAGAATTTCGGATGCTCTGAATAAGGATAATCTGAGGGTGGAGCTGGTTGCTGTTGAAAATTTGGTTGAAAACCTTCGCCTGATTAAAGATGAAGATGAAATCAGGGCAATGAAAAAAGCGCTTTCGATTTCAGAGGCGGTTTTTATCAAGGTTTCCGAAATGATAATGCCGGGTATTACGGAAAATGAGGCTGCCTGGTTAATTGAAAAAGGATTGCGTGAAAATGGCGCCGATGCTTTGGCTTTCCCCGTTATTTGTGCGTCCGGTACCAACAGCGCCATGCCCCATGCCATACCCGGAAACAGGAGATGTTCTGAAGGGGAACCGATTCTGTTCGACTGGGGTGCAAAGCTGGATGGCTATTGCTCGGATATTTCCAGGACGATTCTGATCGGAAAACCTGATGAAACATTTATAAAAGTATACAGCACCGTTTTGGAAGCACAGCAGAAAGCGATTGCATCCATAAAACCCGGGATGAATGCTAAAGATGTGGATGCAGTGGCGCGCGGGCATATTGAGGATATGGGTTTTAAGGGACGGTTTGGTCACGGCATAGGGCATGGTGTCGGACTTGCCGTGCATGAACCTCCAAGGGTAAGTTCGCTTTCCAATAACATACTTGAACCGCAGATGGTCTTTACGGTTGAGCCAGGAATATATATACCCGGCTGGGGCGGTGTAAGGATTGAGAATATGGTGGTGGTGCGGGAGGATGGCGCTGAAGTGTTGAATATGCATGAACCTGTGGTTTTTATATAG
- a CDS encoding FmdB family zinc ribbon protein yields the protein MPIYEFMCNKCNREFEELVLSENDPAPVCPACKNQDVTKLISAGNFRPCGIPSGSGGFKAPACAPQGGG from the coding sequence ATGCCTATTTATGAGTTTATGTGTAATAAGTGCAACAGGGAATTTGAGGAGTTGGTTTTATCTGAAAATGATCCTGCGCCGGTATGTCCTGCATGTAAGAATCAGGATGTGACCAAACTGATTTCAGCCGGGAATTTCAGGCCGTGCGGTATTCCGTCAGGTTCAGGCGGTTTTAAAGCGCCTGCCTGCGCGCCACAGGGTGGAGGATGA
- a CDS encoding Mrp/NBP35 family ATP-binding protein → MESKNVNIGSMPNKPQQKPDPDAAVKSSLAKIKNKLIVMSGKGGVGKTSVSVNTAIALSKKGYKVGLMDVDLHGPDVPRMLALKGTPDLSKNQKLNPLRYSDNLRAISVESLIPNKDDAIIWRGPIKHSAINQFIGDVEWGELDFLIIDAPPGTGDEPLTVAQVISDAKALIVTTPQEVSLADVRKSLNFCKTLKMEVFGLIENMSGFTCPHCGEKMDLFGSGGGEKTAAEAGVRFLGKIPFDRNVVLCGDSGSSFQDQFKDSEVTKAFEQVADNLSKLV, encoded by the coding sequence ATGGAATCAAAGAATGTTAATATAGGCTCTATGCCGAACAAACCACAACAAAAACCGGATCCTGATGCTGCTGTAAAGAGTTCACTGGCAAAAATAAAGAATAAGCTGATCGTAATGAGCGGCAAAGGTGGTGTCGGTAAAACCAGCGTATCCGTCAATACTGCTATAGCTCTTTCAAAAAAGGGTTATAAAGTTGGCCTTATGGATGTGGATCTTCACGGTCCTGATGTTCCCAGGATGCTTGCATTAAAGGGTACACCGGATTTGAGCAAAAATCAAAAACTGAACCCTTTGAGATATTCTGATAATCTTAGAGCTATTTCAGTGGAATCGCTTATTCCTAACAAGGATGATGCAATAATATGGAGAGGTCCCATAAAGCATTCTGCTATAAATCAGTTTATCGGCGACGTTGAGTGGGGCGAGCTTGATTTTTTAATTATAGATGCTCCTCCGGGAACCGGTGATGAGCCTTTAACTGTGGCGCAGGTAATTTCTGATGCAAAGGCGCTCATTGTAACTACCCCCCAGGAGGTCTCACTGGCAGATGTGCGAAAATCGCTAAATTTCTGTAAAACATTGAAGATGGAGGTTTTTGGGCTCATAGAAAACATGAGCGGTTTTACATGTCCCCACTGCGGGGAAAAGATGGACTTATTCGGATCAGGGGGCGGTGAGAAGACAGCGGCTGAGGCTGGTGTCAGGTTTCTTGGAAAGATTCCTTTTGACCGGAATGTAGTGCTGTGCGGTGACTCGGGCAGCTCTTTTCAAGACCAATTTAAAGATTCGGAAGTAACCAAAGCATTTGAACAAGTAGCAGACAATTTGTCAAAACTTGTATAG
- a CDS encoding DUF1847 domain-containing protein — protein sequence MEKLNAQCAKCPYPVQDRLCRTKDGKSPPFCPTKNKSDLIEKCLAEYQKPDVLEFAKQSSIQEGEGYGQKELGYAHVKPITPRILEVIQFARRMNYTRLGLVFCVALRKEAKIVEKLFSSKGFDMVSVICKVGQVPKELIGIKDEEKIAIGSFETMCNPILQALLLNSEKTEFNVLLGLCVGHDSLFFKYAEAPCTVLAVKDRVLCHNPLGAIYNIDSYYRYLKQPD from the coding sequence ATGGAAAAACTGAATGCTCAATGCGCCAAATGCCCCTATCCTGTCCAGGATCGACTTTGCAGAACAAAAGACGGGAAATCGCCCCCTTTTTGCCCGACCAAAAATAAAAGCGATCTTATTGAAAAATGTCTTGCGGAATATCAAAAACCGGATGTTCTCGAATTCGCAAAGCAGTCATCCATCCAGGAGGGCGAAGGCTATGGTCAAAAAGAACTTGGGTATGCTCATGTAAAACCTATCACCCCCCGTATTCTTGAAGTGATTCAATTTGCCCGCAGGATGAATTATACCCGGCTGGGATTGGTGTTCTGTGTGGCTCTTAGGAAGGAAGCCAAGATTGTTGAAAAACTTTTTTCATCCAAAGGGTTTGATATGGTTTCGGTTATCTGCAAAGTGGGGCAGGTGCCAAAAGAATTAATCGGGATCAAGGATGAAGAAAAAATAGCCATAGGATCATTCGAAACTATGTGTAATCCGATTTTGCAGGCCCTGCTTTTAAACAGCGAAAAAACAGAGTTTAACGTTCTGCTTGGTCTGTGTGTGGGGCATGATTCTCTTTTTTTCAAATATGCTGAGGCACCATGTACCGTGCTGGCGGTCAAAGATCGGGTCCTTTGCCATAACCCCCTGGGCGCGATATATAATATTGATAGTTATTACAGATATCTGAAACAACCTGATTAA
- a CDS encoding IS4 family transposase, which produces MPYSFKPSRKKFYSPSFFKLSHPFIKTASEAPPLTSKGDRPLKMTFEDQLNALIFFHLEEHVSARHLIQMLKEDDFARENIAPENGISRSSFSEAINNRGLEQLKYVFEKLSIEASNVLPDQHADLGNLVAFDGSFIDAVLSMTWADYRKGANKAKVHLGFNLNQGIPAKIFLTAGKGAERPFVNQLLSPGQTGVGDRGYQKHALFDLLQAEGKSFVIRIKAGTTKTLIKEHEVNPDSIVFYDADVLLGTVENNNQTEKSVRLVGYRVNGVDYWVATDCRDLTAEQIAQIYKLRWNIEIFFAWWKRHLRVYHLIARSEYGLMVQILRGLITYLLLAIYCHKNHGEPVSIKRVRQLRIQIQNELRDSGSSTESFFFKEQKHCQLHAKT; this is translated from the coding sequence ATGCCGTACAGTTTCAAACCGTCTCGGAAAAAATTTTATTCACCATCATTTTTTAAATTATCTCATCCGTTTATAAAAACTGCTTCTGAGGCTCCACCTCTGACTTCCAAAGGAGATAGGCCATTAAAAATGACTTTCGAAGATCAACTCAATGCACTAATTTTTTTTCATCTTGAAGAACATGTATCAGCTCGCCATCTCATCCAAATGCTCAAAGAGGATGATTTCGCTCGTGAAAACATTGCTCCTGAAAATGGAATCAGCAGAAGCAGTTTTTCTGAAGCCATTAATAATAGAGGGCTCGAGCAATTAAAATATGTATTTGAAAAACTTAGTATTGAAGCTTCTAATGTACTGCCTGATCAGCATGCTGACCTCGGCAATCTTGTTGCATTTGATGGTTCATTCATTGATGCCGTACTCTCAATGACCTGGGCTGACTATCGAAAAGGGGCAAACAAAGCTAAGGTACATCTTGGCTTTAATTTAAATCAGGGCATTCCAGCTAAAATTTTTCTTACCGCCGGCAAAGGAGCTGAAAGACCGTTTGTCAATCAATTGCTATCTCCCGGGCAAACTGGTGTAGGTGATCGAGGTTACCAAAAACATGCCCTTTTTGATTTGCTGCAGGCTGAAGGCAAAAGCTTTGTAATTCGGATAAAGGCCGGTACAACCAAAACGCTTATCAAAGAACATGAGGTTAACCCTGACAGTATTGTTTTTTATGATGCCGATGTTCTGTTAGGTACTGTGGAAAACAATAATCAAACTGAAAAATCTGTCCGCCTTGTAGGTTATCGTGTAAATGGTGTTGATTACTGGGTAGCAACGGATTGTAGGGACTTGACCGCAGAGCAAATCGCTCAGATTTATAAACTCAGATGGAACATCGAAATTTTTTTTGCATGGTGGAAACGCCATCTTCGAGTGTACCACCTCATTGCAAGGAGTGAATACGGGCTAATGGTCCAAATCCTTAGAGGACTCATTACTTACCTGCTTCTTGCAATTTATTGCCATAAAAATCATGGCGAACCTGTTAGTATCAAAAGGGTTAGGCAGTTAAGGATACAAATTCAAAATGAGCTTCGTGATTCCGGTAGCTCTACAGAGTCATTTTTTTTCAAAGAACAAAAACATTGCCAGCTACACGCAAAAACCTAA
- a CDS encoding adenylate kinase — MNILFFGPNGSGKGTQGAILKEKYSIAHIESGAIFRENISNGTELGAKAKGYIDKGDLVPDEITIPMILDRLKRDDCKGGWLLDGFPRNKNQAIKLDESLKAAGIALDIVIELQLDREIAKNRIMGRRLCANDNNHPNNIFIDAIKPDGDKCRVCGGDLTKRDDDQDEEAINKRHNIYYDANEGTLASSYYFKDLAEKDGSVKYITLDGAPGVQDVTAELVSKL; from the coding sequence ATGAACATTCTGTTTTTTGGGCCTAACGGCAGTGGTAAGGGAACGCAGGGGGCAATATTAAAAGAAAAGTACAGTATAGCCCATATTGAATCAGGCGCAATTTTTCGTGAAAATATTTCTAACGGAACCGAACTCGGTGCAAAGGCAAAGGGCTATATAGACAAGGGTGACCTTGTACCTGATGAAATCACAATTCCCATGATTCTGGATCGCCTTAAACGCGATGACTGCAAAGGGGGATGGCTGCTTGACGGTTTTCCAAGAAATAAAAATCAGGCCATAAAACTTGATGAATCATTAAAAGCGGCAGGGATTGCATTGGATATAGTTATTGAACTGCAACTCGACCGCGAGATTGCTAAAAACAGGATAATGGGACGCCGGCTTTGTGCTAATGATAATAATCATCCGAATAATATTTTTATAGATGCGATTAAGCCGGATGGAGACAAGTGCCGTGTTTGCGGTGGTGATTTAACGAAAAGAGACGATGACCAAGATGAGGAGGCTATCAACAAACGGCATAATATTTATTATGATGCAAATGAAGGAACCCTTGCATCTTCATACTATTTTAAAGACCTGGCCGAAAAAGACGGGTCTGTCAAATATATTACCCTGGATGGCGCGCCTGGCGTTCAAGATGTTACGGCGGAACTGGTTTCAAAGCTTTAG
- the ppdK gene encoding pyruvate, phosphate dikinase: MEKKWVYFFDQVKQAEDYIGGKWDDVRTLLGGKGANLAEMERIGVPVPPGFTITTEACNKFIELGEIFPEGMWDQVLREMDKVESLTGKTFGGLENPLLVSCRSGAKFSMPGMMDTVLNIGLNNTTAGALIKLTQDPRFVYDSYRRLIQMFGSVVMGVDDDLFEDVITEARAKAGVETDSELTADAWELVIGRFKKIFKSETKLEFPDDPHTQLMLATEAVFKSWNGKRAIAYRNAANISHDLGTAVNIVTMVFGNMGDTSATGVAMTRNGSTGENRIEGDYLINAQGEDVVAGTRMTNDISLMKEDAPEAYAEFEKIARLLENHYREMQDVEFTIENGKLWMLQTRDGKRTAQAAVRIAVEMAREELITQKEAVMRVKPEQVDFFLHPQFKLEATKAARKSGNFFGKGLNVSPGAACGVIALTADLAQEWSKDGKDVIMVRPETKPDDVHGMLAANGILTSRGGRTSHAALVARQFGKPAVVGLSEMVIEMNKRRLAIGDIIINEGDKISIDGTTGEVYIGEIESTVPDINDEWLMTILSWADKFRRLGVWANADYPVDAKRARSYGAEGIGLCRTEHMFLNPERLIFVQRMIMADLPSEKREAISALLPFQREDFEGIFSEMDGLPVIIRLIDPPLHEFLPDRAQLVRELADLKIRLSHADTLDKINQLLQSFKKKEKLLRRVESLDETNPMLGFRGVRLGICIPELTTMQVRAIFEAACAVSKKGIKVFPEIMIPLTSHCNELKVQRAVLEKEAKIVMKEQNVKIEYKFGTMIEIPRAALTADQIAKYASFFSFGTNDLTQTTFGISRDDAEAAFLIEYISTKILEANPFATIDKDGVGQLMEMAVTKGRSVKPDLECGICGEHGGDPESIFICHNLGLNYVSCSPFRVPVARLAAAHAALRDEQSE, encoded by the coding sequence ATGGAAAAAAAATGGGTATATTTTTTCGATCAAGTTAAACAGGCTGAAGATTATATCGGAGGGAAATGGGATGATGTGCGGACGCTGCTAGGCGGAAAAGGCGCCAACCTGGCCGAGATGGAAAGGATAGGCGTCCCTGTTCCTCCCGGATTTACCATAACCACCGAGGCATGCAACAAGTTTATCGAATTAGGAGAGATATTCCCTGAAGGTATGTGGGATCAAGTGCTTCGGGAGATGGATAAAGTTGAGTCTTTAACAGGCAAAACATTCGGCGGCCTTGAAAACCCCCTGCTTGTATCGTGCCGCTCAGGCGCAAAATTTTCGATGCCTGGGATGATGGATACTGTCCTGAATATTGGTTTAAACAATACAACTGCCGGGGCTTTGATTAAACTTACGCAAGATCCGCGATTTGTGTATGATTCCTACCGCCGCCTGATACAGATGTTCGGATCTGTCGTTATGGGTGTTGACGATGATCTTTTCGAAGATGTTATCACAGAGGCGAGGGCCAAAGCCGGGGTGGAGACTGATTCCGAACTCACCGCCGATGCCTGGGAATTGGTGATTGGTAGGTTTAAAAAAATTTTTAAAAGCGAGACCAAACTTGAATTTCCCGATGATCCCCATACACAATTGATGCTTGCAACCGAAGCAGTCTTTAAAAGCTGGAACGGCAAGCGGGCAATCGCTTACAGGAATGCCGCCAATATTTCTCATGATCTTGGAACGGCGGTTAATATCGTAACCATGGTTTTCGGCAATATGGGTGACACTAGCGCCACCGGCGTTGCCATGACACGCAATGGTTCAACAGGGGAAAACAGGATAGAGGGCGATTACCTGATAAACGCCCAAGGCGAGGATGTTGTAGCCGGAACACGCATGACCAACGATATCTCTTTAATGAAAGAGGATGCTCCGGAAGCATATGCGGAGTTCGAAAAGATTGCACGACTTCTTGAAAATCACTATCGTGAAATGCAGGATGTAGAATTTACTATTGAAAACGGCAAGTTGTGGATGCTCCAAACCCGTGATGGAAAACGTACGGCCCAGGCTGCTGTTCGTATAGCGGTTGAAATGGCTAGAGAAGAATTGATCACCCAAAAGGAAGCCGTGATGCGGGTAAAACCAGAGCAGGTCGATTTCTTTTTACATCCCCAGTTTAAGCTCGAAGCTACAAAAGCCGCCAGAAAATCTGGGAATTTTTTTGGGAAAGGTCTTAATGTCTCCCCAGGCGCAGCTTGTGGAGTGATTGCCTTGACCGCCGACCTGGCCCAGGAATGGAGCAAGGACGGAAAAGACGTCATAATGGTTCGTCCGGAAACCAAACCGGATGACGTGCATGGAATGCTTGCCGCAAACGGTATCCTTACCAGCCGGGGTGGCCGTACGAGCCATGCGGCGCTCGTGGCGCGCCAATTCGGAAAACCTGCAGTGGTCGGCCTCTCGGAGATGGTTATCGAGATGAACAAGCGCAGGCTTGCCATTGGTGATATTATAATTAATGAAGGGGACAAGATTTCAATAGACGGGACAACCGGAGAAGTATATATCGGCGAAATCGAGTCCACCGTGCCTGACATAAATGATGAATGGCTGATGACTATACTTTCATGGGCTGATAAATTTCGGCGTCTCGGAGTATGGGCCAATGCGGATTATCCGGTCGATGCAAAGAGAGCGCGCAGTTACGGCGCAGAGGGCATCGGCCTTTGCCGCACGGAGCATATGTTTTTAAATCCTGAACGACTTATATTCGTTCAAAGGATGATCATGGCGGATCTGCCGAGTGAGAAGAGGGAAGCTATTAGTGCACTTTTGCCCTTTCAGCGCGAAGATTTTGAAGGCATTTTCAGCGAAATGGACGGTCTGCCGGTTATTATCCGCCTGATCGACCCCCCCCTCCATGAATTTCTCCCCGATCGCGCACAACTAGTCCGTGAACTGGCGGATCTGAAAATACGCCTCAGTCATGCGGATACTCTGGATAAAATAAACCAGTTACTGCAAAGCTTTAAGAAAAAAGAAAAACTTTTAAGGCGGGTCGAAAGCCTGGATGAGACCAACCCGATGCTCGGTTTCAGAGGAGTGCGTCTAGGGATCTGCATTCCGGAGCTTACCACTATGCAGGTTCGCGCTATATTTGAAGCGGCTTGTGCCGTCAGCAAAAAGGGGATAAAAGTCTTTCCGGAAATTATGATTCCGCTTACCAGCCATTGCAATGAGTTGAAGGTGCAGAGGGCCGTGCTTGAAAAAGAAGCCAAAATAGTGATGAAGGAACAAAATGTGAAGATAGAGTATAAATTCGGCACTATGATCGAGATCCCCCGCGCAGCTTTGACTGCTGATCAGATAGCGAAATATGCATCCTTCTTCTCTTTTGGAACCAATGATTTGACGCAGACCACATTCGGAATCTCCAGGGATGATGCCGAAGCGGCTTTCCTGATAGAATATATAAGCACTAAAATATTAGAGGCTAATCCGTTTGCCACAATAGACAAGGATGGTGTGGGACAGTTGATGGAGATGGCCGTTACCAAAGGAAGGAGCGTAAAACCCGACCTGGAATGCGGTATATGCGGTGAACACGGAGGTGACCCGGAATCGATTTTTATTTGCCACAATCTGGGATTAAACTATGTTTCCTGCTCACCCTTCAGAGTTCCTGTTGCCCGCTTGGCTGCCGCCCATGCAGCCCTTAGGGATGAACAGTCTGAATAA
- a CDS encoding MoaD/ThiS family protein — MGKKIYIDIKLFATLRQFSPDNAGRFAVSRGTIIRNLLKTLGIPDEKAKLIFINGVKGDLESTLYGEERVGIFPPIGGG; from the coding sequence TTGGGTAAAAAAATATATATTGATATAAAATTGTTTGCAACCCTTAGACAATTCAGCCCGGATAATGCCGGCCGGTTTGCTGTAAGCAGGGGCACGATCATACGTAACCTTCTAAAAACATTAGGCATCCCTGATGAAAAGGCAAAGCTGATCTTTATTAATGGAGTAAAGGGCGATCTTGAATCGACGCTTTATGGAGAGGAAAGGGTCGGCATTTTCCCCCCCATTGGAGGAGGGTAA